A stretch of the Roseofilum reptotaenium CS-1145 genome encodes the following:
- a CDS encoding TauD/TfdA family dioxygenase yields MILSLETNGINAIGQNLHQNGWVLLPNVPQDIWQTLAKQIAQCQTMTQENGQTIYTVKANLGKQNLSDSQSQNPLRPHTDGSDLLVPPNYLALYCLEPDRFGGGYTTLADGQDLLGHLTEIDQQKMLARHYPFVSKNGNQKLLRPILSLNQNKPLFRFSYNTLIYGNPSPEMTQTSPSVRDSWLLHLCDKIITWFDQNHESIRIPQNGLLILTIGCSILAPLTGMPNAIYNGCG; encoded by the coding sequence ATGATTTTATCACTCGAAACCAATGGCATCAACGCCATCGGCCAAAACCTGCATCAAAACGGTTGGGTCTTGCTTCCTAATGTCCCCCAAGACATCTGGCAAACCCTGGCAAAACAGATAGCTCAATGCCAAACCATGACCCAAGAAAACGGTCAAACCATCTACACTGTTAAAGCCAATCTCGGTAAACAAAACCTGTCAGATTCCCAAAGCCAAAATCCTCTGCGTCCCCATACCGACGGCAGCGATCTCCTCGTTCCGCCCAACTATTTAGCCCTGTATTGCCTAGAACCCGACCGGTTTGGCGGTGGCTATACCACCCTGGCAGACGGACAAGACTTGCTCGGACATCTCACAGAGATCGACCAACAAAAGATGCTCGCTCGTCACTATCCTTTTGTCTCCAAAAATGGCAACCAAAAACTCCTGCGTCCTATCCTTTCCCTGAATCAGAATAAACCCCTATTTCGCTTTTCTTACAACACCCTGATTTACGGAAACCCATCGCCAGAGATGACCCAAACTTCGCCCTCAGTTAGGGATTCCTGGTTACTGCATCTCTGCGATAAAATTATTACTTGGTTTGACCAAAATCACGAATCTATCCGCATTCCCCAAAACGGTTTATTGATTTTAACCATCGGATGCTCCATTCTCGCACCGCTTACTGGGATGCCGAACGCCATCTACAACGGCTGTGGTTAA
- the psb32 gene encoding photosystem II repair protein Psb32 has protein sequence MKTTVRGLLISILTLFLWWMNPQLAEATGVYQMPVVEAGEATWIVDQADVISRLNEGKLSKQFSELSEETGNEVRLVTIRRLDYGETIDSFTHDLFEKWFPTVEEQRNQVLLVLDVVTNNSAIQTGEGTQDLLSDEMAESVSSETVQVPLRSGDRYNRAFLGAGDRLTAILSGNPDPGPPVVEDTIQAESTFASAEETKNSNAMVWVVVLLILATVIPMVTYFWLYS, from the coding sequence ATGAAAACAACAGTTCGGGGATTATTAATCAGTATTTTGACTCTGTTTCTGTGGTGGATGAATCCGCAACTGGCAGAAGCTACGGGGGTTTATCAAATGCCTGTGGTGGAGGCAGGAGAGGCGACTTGGATAGTCGATCAAGCGGATGTGATTAGTCGCTTAAATGAAGGAAAACTCAGTAAACAGTTCAGTGAACTATCTGAAGAAACCGGGAATGAGGTGCGCTTGGTAACGATTCGTCGTTTAGATTATGGGGAAACGATTGATAGCTTTACCCATGATTTGTTTGAAAAGTGGTTTCCTACTGTAGAGGAACAACGTAATCAAGTGTTATTGGTGTTGGATGTAGTGACCAATAATTCGGCCATTCAGACAGGAGAGGGAACGCAAGATCTGTTGTCTGATGAGATGGCTGAGAGTGTGTCGAGCGAAACGGTGCAAGTGCCGTTGCGCAGTGGCGATCGCTACAATCGAGCCTTTTTAGGCGCAGGCGATCGCTTAACCGCTATTCTATCTGGTAATCCCGATCCCGGCCCTCCCGTAGTTGAAGACACGATTCAAGCAGAAAGTACGTTTGCTTCGGCAGAAGAAACCAAGAACTCTAACGCTATGGTTTGGGTAGTTGTGTTGCTGATTCTGGCAACTGTGATTCCCATGGTGACCTATTTCTGGTTGTATTCATAG
- a CDS encoding DUF4384 domain-containing protein: MTDVLESKMEHLGVKVMQPVDIPERYERLFLESRARQLGLSGITLDVFKTRLCKDNLNKQWCELTEELPGSINGDNARKNVWGKEISKALKEAGFNAQENGKKLWLDVHKWLEQKYEPWLWEMLTQKLERAQDMGFLETGTHEPKVADLGRYRPSEPYVKRVKGESQLILEIRVRQPAHLTLLLREANQEVWCLCPSEYIPNSKLETGKHIFPQPCSHNEDFHVFGISDVVGKEQWLALLTLEAPRFGWLQNTEDVSENQLEPSEYQLEPMDLQEVLDYVSQGKNRRLLYTEYEVY, from the coding sequence TTGACTGATGTTTTAGAGAGCAAAATGGAACATTTAGGAGTTAAAGTTATGCAACCAGTTGATATTCCAGAGCGCTATGAAAGGCTATTTTTGGAGAGTAGAGCTAGGCAACTGGGGTTATCAGGCATTACACTTGATGTGTTTAAAACACGGTTATGTAAAGATAACTTAAATAAGCAGTGGTGTGAGTTAACGGAGGAGCTGCCGGGTTCGATTAATGGAGACAATGCGCGGAAAAATGTTTGGGGTAAAGAGATTAGTAAGGCTCTGAAGGAAGCGGGATTTAATGCTCAGGAGAATGGTAAAAAGCTTTGGCTGGATGTGCACAAATGGTTGGAGCAGAAGTATGAACCCTGGTTATGGGAGATGCTAACGCAGAAATTGGAACGGGCACAGGATATGGGGTTTCTTGAAACTGGCACACATGAACCTAAAGTCGCTGATTTGGGGCGTTATAGACCTTCTGAACCTTATGTGAAGCGGGTGAAGGGAGAGAGTCAGTTGATATTGGAGATAAGGGTAAGACAACCGGCTCATTTAACCCTATTGCTTAGGGAAGCTAATCAGGAAGTTTGGTGTTTATGTCCGTCAGAATACATACCGAATAGTAAACTTGAAACTGGGAAGCATATATTTCCCCAACCATGTTCACATAATGAAGACTTCCATGTATTTGGTATATCTGATGTTGTGGGGAAGGAGCAGTGGTTAGCGCTGCTGACTCTAGAGGCTCCTAGGTTTGGATGGTTACAAAACACAGAGGATGTATCGGAGAACCAGTTGGAACCATCGGAGTATCAGTTGGAGCCGATGGATTTGCAGGAGGTATTGGATTATGTGAGCCAGGGGAAGAATAGACGCTTACTGTATACCGAGTATGAGGTGTATTAG
- a CDS encoding antibiotic biosynthesis monooxygenase encodes MSEFLDYLKPNYKYAYVATGEFKPGKFAEARELYEEAIATYSEGFEGAYLLQEPGSDRGIAVIFWDHIEDMEANKSEANEKILHKMLPLFVQPPVTTFYEVCSEIKPK; translated from the coding sequence ATGAGTGAATTTTTAGATTATCTCAAACCCAACTATAAATATGCTTATGTGGCAACGGGGGAATTTAAGCCAGGTAAGTTTGCTGAGGCACGAGAATTGTATGAAGAGGCGATCGCTACCTATAGCGAGGGATTTGAGGGAGCCTACTTGCTACAAGAACCGGGAAGCGACCGAGGAATTGCGGTAATCTTCTGGGATCATATTGAAGATATGGAAGCCAATAAGAGTGAGGCAAACGAAAAGATTTTACACAAGATGCTACCGTTGTTTGTTCAACCTCCGGTAACCACCTTTTATGAAGTCTGTAGTGAAATTAAGCCTAAATAG
- a CDS encoding CHAT domain-containing tetratricopeptide repeat protein, with translation MTSIKQWHNELVTSLMLKALNEKIVPLHYQEQHTEIFQPLEWKNLSEQHLLLFDRGKYEEAISKAERVLKLAREIWGNEHKNVATSANGLANLYQVQGKYSEAELLYEEAIRIGRMTNHPELAKLLGNFAELCRVQGEYSKGELLCKEGVEVGRSLPDNHTDLALCLNILALLYQFQGKYSEVESLFKEAIEIDRTLPNNDLNLARDFNRMAGLYLLQGRYSEAELLLQKATDIFRRALPQNHPNLATHLHNVAVSYQYQGRYSEAEPLFQEAIEIDSIALPDGHPDLAQHHCNFAWLYKDQGRYTEALQQFQASLECEQKRLRYIFSTHSDRERREYLQSNRQTYDVFLSLVSQYLADDPEAVGAALDAVLRRKSLTTEALAAQSAAIYSGRYGKAVIALFRKRQAYLEKLGEAMYTPPAPQIDREVDRQQREQYCQFVKDLQTKAETLEKQLAKKVPELQLNQQTINWQEIAKELPKGWALVEFVRFRHRDFEGKKWQEERYLAFTVMAHQPEQVRLIDLGEAQALDRLITQFRHYFIGPGDKLGRYRPGFAQQQAKKQEKLYQVLCRPLIEVLGGASHWFLAPDSALNLLPFQILPMPSSANSLPSASSGQRLRERWVSGDGFAPSRSAPHNGYLGDMYSMSYLSSGRDLLRQSPKRKPNTCPATILADPDYDWDGVPFDSAQGTLSAQGTPSVEGKLGVETLATLSGFERAAGTDIFGRQVAELLKMQPYLDKEAVSTHLTDSACPRILAIATHGFARMGQKPYREFVLALLATDVEQHTKLFEQNPHLMNPHLLEFIEQAAQYNDAENPEISQCLLNLTPQIQAYLNAHPPSRLDAEDADDAMYRAGVALAGANVWNQGKPLPEGMKGILFAQDIASLDLWGNELSALIACQTGLGEVSSGEGVFGLRRAFVVAGSKTLIMSLWSVPALATAYLMEWFFHYLDQGEGRAAALATAQSDVRRVTAGELHQSELGQAILQELGKDYADKECPLSHPYYWGAWVCQGDIGGLAINA, from the coding sequence ATGACATCTATCAAACAGTGGCACAACGAACTTGTCACGTCCTTGATGTTGAAAGCTCTGAACGAGAAAATCGTGCCACTGCACTACCAGGAGCAACATACAGAAATTTTCCAACCTTTAGAGTGGAAAAACCTCAGCGAGCAACACTTGCTACTCTTTGATCGGGGCAAATACGAAGAAGCTATTTCCAAGGCAGAAAGGGTGCTGAAACTGGCGCGGGAGATTTGGGGTAATGAGCATAAAAATGTAGCTACGAGCGCTAACGGCCTGGCAAATTTGTACCAGGTTCAGGGAAAATACTCAGAAGCCGAACTCCTATATGAAGAGGCTATACGCATAGGCCGCATGACAAACCATCCCGAACTGGCTAAATTGCTGGGCAACTTTGCAGAACTCTGCCGCGTTCAAGGCGAATACTCAAAAGGCGAACTTTTGTGCAAAGAAGGTGTAGAAGTAGGTCGTTCCCTACCCGATAACCATACCGACTTAGCTCTCTGCCTGAATATCTTGGCTCTGTTGTACCAATTTCAAGGCAAATATTCAGAAGTCGAATCTTTGTTCAAAGAAGCTATAGAAATAGACCGTACACTACCCAATAACGATCTTAACTTGGCTAGAGACTTCAACAGAATGGCAGGATTGTACCTACTTCAAGGTAGATACTCAGAAGCCGAACTCTTATTACAAAAAGCTACAGATATATTCCGCAGGGCTTTACCCCAGAACCATCCCAACCTAGCTACCCACCTGCACAATGTGGCAGTATCCTACCAGTATCAAGGCAGATACTCAGAAGCCGAACCCTTGTTCCAAGAAGCTATAGAAATAGACAGTATTGCTCTACCCGATGGTCATCCCGACCTGGCTCAACACCATTGCAATTTCGCTTGGTTGTACAAGGATCAAGGCAGATACACAGAAGCCTTGCAGCAATTCCAAGCTTCTCTGGAGTGCGAACAAAAGCGACTGCGCTATATCTTCAGCACCCATTCTGACAGAGAGCGCCGGGAATATCTGCAATCAAACCGCCAAACCTATGATGTATTCCTCAGCCTAGTGTCCCAGTATCTAGCCGATGACCCAGAAGCAGTGGGAGCCGCTCTCGATGCTGTGTTGCGGCGCAAGTCCTTGACCACCGAAGCTCTGGCGGCCCAGAGTGCAGCTATCTATAGCGGCCGCTATGGAAAAGCAGTTATCGCTCTGTTTCGTAAGAGACAAGCCTATCTGGAGAAACTGGGGGAAGCCATGTATACCCCACCCGCACCTCAGATTGACCGAGAGGTTGACCGACAACAGCGAGAGCAGTATTGCCAGTTCGTCAAAGACCTACAAACGAAAGCAGAAACTCTAGAAAAACAACTGGCCAAGAAAGTACCGGAACTGCAACTGAACCAACAAACCATCAACTGGCAAGAGATTGCAAAGGAACTGCCGAAAGGTTGGGCGTTGGTGGAGTTTGTCCGCTTCCGTCACCGTGATTTTGAAGGCAAAAAGTGGCAAGAGGAGCGCTATCTGGCGTTTACGGTGATGGCGCACCAACCGGAGCAAGTGCGGTTAATTGATTTAGGAGAAGCTCAAGCCTTAGACAGGTTGATTACCCAGTTTCGCCACTATTTTATCGGCCCAGGGGATAAACTGGGGCGTTATAGGCCTGGATTTGCCCAGCAGCAAGCGAAGAAGCAGGAAAAACTCTATCAGGTTCTCTGCCGACCGTTGATTGAGGTGTTGGGTGGGGCTTCTCACTGGTTCCTGGCTCCGGATAGTGCGTTGAATTTGTTGCCGTTTCAGATTTTGCCAATGCCCTCATCCGCAAATTCTCTCCCTTCGGCAAGCTCAGGGCAACGCCTACGGGAGAGGTGGGTTAGTGGAGATGGCTTTGCTCCATCCCGTTCCGCTCCCCATAACGGTTATCTGGGTGATATGTATAGTATGAGTTACCTGAGTTCAGGACGCGACCTGCTGCGTCAGTCACCGAAGCGTAAGCCGAATACCTGTCCGGCAACGATTCTAGCTGACCCTGATTATGATTGGGATGGGGTTCCCTTCGACTCCGCTCAGGGAACGCTCTCGGCTCAGGGAACACCTTCTGTTGAGGGCAAGTTGGGAGTGGAAACCCTGGCGACGCTCTCCGGGTTTGAGCGTGCCGCAGGAACCGATATCTTTGGTCGCCAAGTTGCTGAACTGCTGAAGATGCAACCCTACCTGGATAAAGAAGCCGTTTCCACCCATCTCACCGATAGCGCCTGTCCCCGCATCCTCGCCATTGCCACCCACGGCTTCGCCCGCATGGGACAAAAGCCTTATCGCGAGTTCGTTCTCGCCTTACTTGCGACTGATGTAGAACAACACACGAAACTCTTTGAGCAAAATCCCCACTTAATGAACCCGCACCTATTGGAATTCATTGAGCAAGCCGCACAATATAACGACGCAGAGAATCCCGAAATTAGCCAATGCCTCCTCAATCTTACCCCGCAAATCCAAGCCTACCTCAACGCCCATCCCCCCAGCCGCCTGGATGCGGAAGATGCGGATGATGCCATGTACCGGGCGGGGGTTGCCCTCGCCGGAGCCAATGTCTGGAACCAGGGTAAGCCGCTCCCAGAGGGGATGAAGGGGATTCTGTTTGCCCAGGATATCGCCTCCTTAGACCTGTGGGGCAATGAACTCAGCGCCCTGATTGCCTGCCAAACCGGACTCGGTGAGGTGTCGTCTGGGGAGGGCGTATTTGGCTTACGCCGGGCATTTGTGGTGGCTGGGTCAAAAACGCTGATTATGAGCCTCTGGTCGGTTCCTGCCCTGGCTACGGCGTATCTAATGGAATGGTTTTTCCACTACCTCGACCAAGGTGAAGGACGTGCCGCAGCCCTTGCCACCGCTCAGTCTGATGTCCGCAGGGTGACGGCGGGAGAGCTGCATCAGTCGGAGTTAGGGCAGGCTATTTTACAGGAGTTAGGGAAAGATTACGCGGATAAGGAGTGCCCCCTGTCCCATCCGTATTATTGGGGTGCGTGGGTGTGCCAGGGGGATATTGGGGGATTAGCAATTAATGCTTGA